ACAACATTGTAATTTTTACATATTGCCTTTGTGCCATCTGTAGAAAACGAATCGACCACAACAATCTCATCAACTACTGGGGCTAGGGATTTTAAACATTGTTCAATGTTTCTTTCCTCATTATGGGTAATGATTACTCCCGATAGTTTGATCATTTCAGCGTGTCTTTTATATGGCAAAAATAGCTATTTTTGTTGCAATGGGAACATTAAAAGCTTCGGTAATTATAAGTACGTACAACCAACCGGAATGGTTAAAAAAAGTACTTTGGGGTTATGCCGTACAAACCGAAAAGAATTTTGAAATCATTATAGCAGACGATGGATCTTCTGAAAGCACAAAAGAACTGATTGATTCTGTTAAATCTTCAACTAATATGCATATTGTACATGTTTGGCATGAAGATAATGGTTTTCAAAAGACAAAAATTTTGAATAAAGCTATCCAAAAAACGACGGCAGACTATTTGATTTTTACCGACGGTGATTGTATTCCGCGAAGGGATTTTGTGAATACCCATTTGCGTATGAAGAAAGAAAATTGCTTTTTGTCCGGCGGATATTTTAAACTCCCAGATTACATTTCAAACGTGATTTCAAAAGATGATGTTGAAAACCAACGGTGCTTTAATCTGGATTGGTTGCTTGAACGTGGTTTAAAAAAAACGTTTAAAACAAATAAGCTAACAGCAAAAGGGCTTCGAGCTTGGTTTTTAAATACTTTTACGCCAACAAAAGCTACTTTTGATGGCATGAATGTTTCGGGCTGGAAAAGCGATATTTTAGAGGTAAATGGTTTTGATGAACGTATGCAGTACGGTGGTGAAGATCGAGAATTGGGTGAACGTTTGGTGAATTACGGTACTAAGTTTATTCAAATTAGGTACAGTGCGATTTGTTTGCATTTATTCCACCACCGGCCATACAAAAATACCGAGGCACTTAGAGTTAATAATAGAATTAGAAAGGAAACTAAGGCGAAAAAATCTACTTTTACGTCTTATGGTATTGAGAAAAAGTAATTACTCCTAAATCTTTTTTAAAAAATCAATCAGCTTTTTTTTGAATAAGTTGGGTGTAAAGATTTGGTATAGTTTATCGCTTTCTTTTTTGAAAGATTTTTCAGGTTTGTTGTAAATGTTAGGTTTAAAATCTTTTAGGTGAACGCTCATATTTTCATTACTTTCAAACAAACTCCATGTGCTTTTGTCTATCCAAGGGGAGAAAATAGCGAATGTGCTCACGTTTAGTGCCTTTGCCATATTTACAGCACCACCTTCATTTCCAATTAAAGCATTGCAATGAAATGTAATGGCCAAAAAATCTCTGAGGTTGCCTGCAAAAACATCAAAAAAAACACTCTTTTTTGTGTTATCACTGCAATGGTTGAATATGCTTTCGGCTTGTTCTTTTTGTTTCGGAATGTAATTGAAAAGAATTTGTCCTTTGGTTTCTCTGTAAACGGTATCGATAACCTGGCTCATATATTTTGGAGGATAGGTTTTATTTGCGCCACTACCTAAAACACCAATCATAAAAATTGGTTTGCTAAAATCTAAACCGTTTTCCAATAAAAACTGTTTGCTGTTATTGGTTTCTTCTTTAGTAAGATATATTTTGGGTTTGATGCTTGAAGCTTCAATGCCCAATGGTTTTAGCAATTGTAGCCTGTTTTCTATGGCTAAACTTCCTGAGGTTCTTTTTCTTTTTACATTGAAATTATATAAAAAAGTGGTGTACTTTTTATAATACGAAATTTTGGTTTTTGCTCCAGACAGAGCAGTTATTAGGTTGCTCGATAGTTTAGAATATACATCAACCACCACTTCGTAATTGGCTAATTTAACCGTTTGTGCTA
This genomic stretch from Flavobacteriaceae bacterium GSB9 harbors:
- a CDS encoding glycosyltransferase family 2 protein: MAKIAIFVAMGTLKASVIISTYNQPEWLKKVLWGYAVQTEKNFEIIIADDGSSESTKELIDSVKSSTNMHIVHVWHEDNGFQKTKILNKAIQKTTADYLIFTDGDCIPRRDFVNTHLRMKKENCFLSGGYFKLPDYISNVISKDDVENQRCFNLDWLLERGLKKTFKTNKLTAKGLRAWFLNTFTPTKATFDGMNVSGWKSDILEVNGFDERMQYGGEDRELGERLVNYGTKFIQIRYSAICLHLFHHRPYKNTEALRVNNRIRKETKAKKSTFTSYGIEKK
- a CDS encoding lipopolysaccharide heptosyltransferase family protein; amino-acid sequence: MIGDVLTSSILFEALRHKYPNATLHYLINEHTYPVVQNNPFIDDFIFFTKLAETSQRELFKLAQTVKLANYEVVVDVYSKLSSNLITALSGAKTKISYYKKYTTFLYNFNVKRKRTSGSLAIENRLQLLKPLGIEASSIKPKIYLTKEETNNSKQFLLENGLDFSKPIFMIGVLGSGANKTYPPKYMSQVIDTVYRETKGQILFNYIPKQKEQAESIFNHCSDNTKKSVFFDVFAGNLRDFLAITFHCNALIGNEGGAVNMAKALNVSTFAIFSPWIDKSTWSLFESNENMSVHLKDFKPNIYNKPEKSFKKESDKLYQIFTPNLFKKKLIDFLKKI